The proteins below come from a single Synechococcus sp. WH 8101 genomic window:
- the nadC gene encoding carboxylating nicotinate-nucleotide diphosphorylase, translating into MVTPLPITPQLRGQLQAWLMEDLGRGDLSAAALQGCEGAAHWLAKAEGRFCGGVLLEPLLCLLDPAARVRLRVAEGEWVRPGQRLLELEGSAQALVAVERTALNLAMRLSGIATATAALIAQLEGSGVQLVDTRKTTPGLRVLEKYAVRCGGGLNHRMGLDDAAMLKENHLAWAGGVEPAIAAVRASAPWPARVIVEAETEQEAIAAVRAGADGVLLDEFSPDELAMLVPKLRDEARARRDAAPVVLEASGLQPEALAAYAATGIDLISTSAPITRSSWLDLSMRFSPAGG; encoded by the coding sequence ATGGTGACTCCTTTGCCGATCACCCCGCAGCTCCGCGGGCAGCTGCAGGCCTGGCTGATGGAGGACCTCGGCCGCGGCGATCTCAGTGCAGCCGCCTTACAGGGTTGCGAGGGTGCGGCCCACTGGCTCGCCAAGGCTGAGGGGCGTTTTTGCGGGGGGGTGTTGCTCGAGCCCTTGCTGTGCTTGCTCGACCCTGCCGCCCGGGTGCGGCTGCGGGTGGCCGAGGGGGAGTGGGTCAGGCCTGGACAGCGGTTGCTGGAGCTGGAGGGTTCCGCCCAGGCCCTGGTGGCAGTGGAGCGCACGGCCCTCAATCTGGCCATGCGCCTCTCCGGCATCGCCACGGCGACCGCAGCGCTGATTGCCCAACTGGAGGGTTCGGGGGTGCAGCTCGTCGACACCCGCAAAACCACGCCGGGCCTGCGGGTTCTGGAGAAATACGCCGTGCGCTGCGGCGGTGGGCTGAACCACCGCATGGGCCTTGATGATGCGGCCATGCTCAAGGAGAACCATCTGGCCTGGGCCGGTGGGGTCGAGCCGGCGATCGCGGCAGTGCGGGCTTCGGCCCCCTGGCCGGCGCGGGTGATCGTGGAGGCGGAAACCGAGCAGGAAGCGATCGCCGCCGTGCGCGCCGGCGCCGATGGGGTGCTGCTGGATGAATTCAGCCCGGATGAGCTGGCGATGTTGGTGCCCAAACTCCGGGATGAGGCGCGTGCCCGTAGGGATGCGGCACCGGTGGTGCTGGAGGCCTCGGGTCTTCAGCCCGAGGCGCTCGCCGCCTACGCGGCCACCGGCATCGATCTGATTTCCACCAGTGCACCGATCACGCGCAGCAGCTGGCTGGATCTGAGCATGCGCTTCAGCCCCGCCGGGGGGTGA
- a CDS encoding asparaginase produces the protein MNECSSQSRPRLLVLCTGGTIAGAGASSCDLETYSAGVHSGEQLLAALPEARAVAELTVEQIANIDSADMSHALWFRLLQRIDAAFRADPDLTGVVITHGTNTLEETAYWLHLALAHARPVVLVGAMRPATALSADGPLNLLQALQLAVDPQAMGRGVLVLMDGVIHGAREVTKAACAGVGAFRSPGHGRLGTVDGDGVRFTRTPSHRHTVASALAVRGASFEAWPEVKAWPSVEILYGYVQPSATWLACVLQSGVDALVVAGTGAGQLSCFERDALEEACRQRQQAGQATPVIVRSSRTGNGRVPARNDDASLGLLAADDLSPQKARVLVLLALLQGMDRGRIAELLLTH, from the coding sequence ATGAACGAGTGCTCCTCCCAGTCTCGCCCGCGGCTGCTGGTGCTCTGCACCGGTGGCACCATCGCTGGTGCGGGGGCCTCCAGTTGCGATCTCGAGACCTACAGCGCTGGCGTGCACAGCGGCGAACAGTTGTTGGCAGCCCTTCCGGAAGCCCGTGCCGTGGCGGAGCTCACGGTGGAGCAGATCGCCAACATCGACAGCGCCGACATGAGCCATGCACTCTGGTTCCGGTTGCTGCAACGGATTGATGCCGCCTTCAGGGCCGATCCAGACCTCACGGGGGTGGTGATCACCCACGGCACCAACACCCTGGAGGAAACCGCCTATTGGTTGCATCTCGCCCTGGCCCATGCGCGACCGGTGGTGCTGGTGGGGGCGATGCGACCGGCCACGGCCCTCAGTGCGGATGGCCCTCTGAATCTGTTGCAGGCGCTGCAGCTGGCGGTGGATCCCCAGGCGATGGGTCGGGGTGTGCTGGTGCTGATGGATGGCGTGATTCATGGTGCGCGGGAGGTGACCAAAGCGGCCTGTGCCGGCGTCGGTGCCTTCCGCTCGCCAGGTCACGGTCGCCTCGGCACGGTCGATGGTGATGGGGTGCGCTTCACCCGCACACCCAGTCATCGGCATACCGTGGCGTCGGCCTTGGCAGTTCGCGGCGCCAGCTTCGAGGCCTGGCCCGAGGTGAAGGCCTGGCCTTCAGTGGAGATCCTGTATGGCTACGTGCAGCCTTCCGCCACCTGGCTCGCCTGTGTGCTGCAAAGCGGCGTTGATGCCCTGGTTGTGGCCGGAACGGGGGCTGGTCAGCTCTCCTGTTTCGAGCGCGATGCCCTGGAGGAGGCCTGTCGGCAGCGGCAGCAGGCCGGTCAGGCGACTCCGGTGATCGTGAGGTCCTCACGCACGGGGAACGGCCGGGTGCCAGCCCGCAACGACGATGCCTCGCTCGGATTGCTGGCCGCCGATGACCTCAGCCCCCAGAAAGCCAGGGTGTTGGTGTTGCTGGCTCTGTTGCAGGGGATGGATCGCGGTCGGATCGCTGAGCTGTTGCTGACGCACTGA
- the mnmE gene encoding tRNA uridine-5-carboxymethylaminomethyl(34) synthesis GTPase MnmE: MPECSPSGDTIAAIATAVAPGQGGIAVIRLSGPDAQPAVRTITRIPGRQPWESHRVLYGHVLAADGQERIDEVLVLPMLAPRSFTAEDVVEIHCHGGVIAVQRVLARVLAQPGVRRALPGEFSQRAVLNGRLDLTRAEAISDLVAARSQRAAQLAMAGVDGGIQQRITALRERLLDQLSELEARVDFEEDLPPLDGAALLEELQAVRRDLLNLVADGERSAALRSGLRVALVGRPNVGKSSLLNRLSRRERAIVTDLPGTTRDLLESEIVLEGVPITLLDTAGIRATNDAVEQLGIARSHDALASADLVLLLFDLSAGWTADDEALRQRIPDVVPHLLVGNKADLRPSAGSGVGAAVAADVCLSASTGVGEAELIQTLLARCGALTDGSLLLALNQRQADLAQQAAEALARSEQVAAEGLPWDFWTIDLRQAIQSLGAITGEELSESVLDRIFSRFCIGK; the protein is encoded by the coding sequence ATGCCTGAGTGCAGCCCCAGTGGAGACACCATTGCAGCGATTGCAACGGCCGTGGCCCCGGGGCAGGGCGGGATTGCCGTGATCCGTCTCTCCGGCCCTGACGCGCAGCCCGCTGTTCGCACCATCACTCGCATTCCCGGCCGTCAGCCCTGGGAGAGCCATCGGGTGCTCTATGGCCATGTGCTCGCTGCTGACGGGCAGGAGCGGATTGATGAGGTGCTGGTGCTACCCATGCTGGCGCCCCGCAGTTTCACCGCCGAAGACGTGGTGGAGATCCATTGCCACGGCGGTGTGATCGCCGTGCAGCGGGTGTTGGCGCGGGTGTTGGCGCAGCCCGGGGTGCGCCGGGCTCTGCCGGGAGAGTTCAGCCAGCGCGCAGTGCTCAATGGGCGCTTGGATCTGACTCGGGCTGAAGCGATCAGTGATCTGGTGGCGGCGCGCAGTCAGCGGGCGGCGCAGCTGGCGATGGCCGGCGTGGATGGGGGGATTCAGCAACGGATCACGGCCCTGCGTGAACGCTTGCTCGATCAGCTCAGCGAGCTGGAGGCGCGCGTGGATTTCGAGGAGGATCTGCCCCCGCTTGATGGTGCGGCCTTACTGGAGGAGCTGCAGGCGGTGCGCCGGGATCTGCTCAACCTGGTGGCGGATGGTGAACGGAGCGCCGCCCTGCGTAGTGGCCTGCGGGTGGCCCTGGTGGGGCGTCCGAATGTGGGCAAGAGCTCCCTGCTCAACCGGCTCAGCCGCCGGGAGCGGGCGATCGTGACCGACCTGCCCGGCACCACCCGGGATCTGCTTGAGAGCGAGATCGTGCTGGAGGGGGTGCCGATCACCTTGCTCGACACCGCGGGCATTCGGGCGACGAACGATGCGGTGGAGCAGCTCGGTATTGCGCGCAGCCACGACGCTCTGGCCAGCGCCGATCTGGTGCTGCTCCTGTTCGACCTGAGCGCGGGCTGGACCGCAGACGATGAGGCGCTGCGGCAACGCATCCCTGACGTTGTGCCCCATCTGCTGGTGGGCAACAAGGCGGATCTGAGGCCCTCCGCTGGGTCGGGGGTGGGGGCTGCGGTGGCAGCCGACGTTTGCCTCAGCGCCAGCACCGGTGTCGGGGAGGCGGAGTTGATTCAGACCCTGTTGGCCCGTTGCGGTGCCCTCACCGATGGCTCCCTGCTGCTGGCCCTCAACCAGCGCCAGGCCGATCTGGCTCAGCAAGCGGCTGAAGCCCTCGCCCGCAGTGAGCAGGTGGCTGCCGAGGGGCTGCCCTGGGACTTCTGGACGATCGATCTACGCCAGGCGATCCAGAGCCTCGGCGCGATCACCGGCGAGGAGCTCAGCGAATCCGTTCTGGATCGCATTTTCTCCCGCTTCTGCATCGGCAAGTGA
- a CDS encoding histidine phosphatase family protein, with product MATLRQRRFGALLISPVLLLITSLCCGPLQAVPRRLIILRHGEKANPYALCGIGQQRAIALRDTYLGRDATESVIPPGESPAAFLAMTLHTVELATPSAQSWGLPVTTYAVVPMEGRPEHVKREQEIESVQTAAADVLNNPAWHDRTVVITWEHSTIAREKLEREHPGEAVTFRQLLHLDTLANVPKSWAGNNYDYLWIVDYAPEISDQPTGFRLQRQLFSAPFQALPHNLWGAPLPADYPASCERKVSN from the coding sequence GTGGCGACCCTCCGGCAGCGCCGCTTTGGCGCTCTGTTGATCAGCCCGGTGCTGCTGCTGATCACCAGCCTGTGCTGCGGGCCTCTCCAGGCGGTGCCCCGGCGTCTGATCATCCTGCGCCATGGCGAAAAAGCGAATCCCTATGCCCTCTGCGGCATCGGCCAGCAACGGGCCATCGCTCTGCGCGACACCTATCTGGGCCGCGACGCCACCGAATCCGTGATTCCTCCCGGGGAATCCCCGGCAGCTTTCTTAGCCATGACCCTGCACACGGTGGAACTGGCCACACCCTCCGCCCAGAGTTGGGGACTGCCGGTCACCACCTACGCCGTGGTGCCGATGGAGGGCCGCCCGGAACACGTGAAACGCGAGCAAGAAATCGAGAGCGTGCAAACCGCCGCCGCCGATGTGCTGAACAACCCGGCCTGGCATGACCGCACCGTGGTGATCACCTGGGAACACAGCACCATTGCCCGCGAAAAGCTCGAACGCGAACACCCGGGCGAAGCCGTGACCTTCCGCCAGCTGCTGCACCTCGACACCCTCGCGAACGTGCCCAAGAGCTGGGCCGGCAACAACTACGACTACCTCTGGATCGTGGACTATGCCCCGGAGATCTCCGACCAACCCACAGGGTTCAGGCTGCAACGGCAACTATTTTCAGCTCCGTTCCAGGCTCTCCCCCACAACCTCTGGGGCGCCCCACTGCCCGCCGATTACCCAGCGAGCTGTGAACGCAAGGTGAGCAACTGA
- a CDS encoding TerB family tellurite resistance protein produces the protein MNIHRSVYPVTDPLAGLTPAQRAQLTLLCWVAGVDGDVAAEERSLLNKLSARLLPQVDPEDALAALQAEETLDLEAQVAQLQGRDERLAMVSLAFQMACSSQAPDEASAINAAERVAYRRLLEALNLPESQVQEAEWAARQALKETPALIDRLNQLLFGWGAWPSIEALEASGTSWL, from the coding sequence ATGAACATCCATCGCTCGGTGTATCCGGTGACTGATCCATTGGCTGGTCTCACCCCTGCCCAACGGGCCCAGTTGACGTTGCTGTGTTGGGTGGCGGGTGTGGATGGGGATGTGGCGGCCGAGGAGCGATCGCTGCTCAACAAGCTGTCGGCCCGGCTGCTGCCCCAGGTGGACCCAGAGGATGCGCTAGCGGCCTTGCAGGCGGAGGAGACCTTGGATCTCGAGGCCCAGGTGGCCCAGCTTCAGGGCAGGGACGAGCGCTTGGCGATGGTGTCGCTCGCCTTCCAGATGGCCTGCAGCAGTCAGGCACCGGATGAGGCCAGTGCCATCAATGCCGCCGAGCGGGTGGCCTACCGACGCCTGCTGGAGGCCCTCAACCTGCCCGAGTCCCAGGTGCAGGAGGCCGAATGGGCCGCCCGTCAGGCTCTCAAGGAAACGCCGGCCCTGATCGACCGTCTGAATCAGCTCCTGTTTGGCTGGGGGGCCTGGCCTTCGATCGAAGCCCTTGAAGCATCCGGAACCAGTTGGCTCTGA
- the argS gene encoding arginine--tRNA ligase, whose amino-acid sequence MLRIAHTLENQLRGAMDRAFPDAAAQAREAGQPLDPQLAPASKPEFGDFQANGALPLAKPLKQAPRQIASAIVEQLQADPSFTALCLEPVIAGPGFINLTLRPERLTAEVAERLGDPRLGVPSVQGSAPVVVDFSSPNIAKEMHVGHLRSTIIGDSLARVLEFRGHPVLRLNHVGDWGTQFGMLITHLKQVAPEALDTADAVDLGDLVAFYREAKKRFDDDDAFQATSREEVVKLQGGDPVSLKAWGLLCDQSRREFQKIYDRLDIRLSERGESFYNPYLEGVVADLEAAGLLVVDDGARCVFLEGVSGKDGKPLPVIVQKSDGGFNYATTDLAAIRFRFGGAPDGDGARRVIYVTDAGQANHFAGVFQVARRAGWVPEDGRLEHVPFGLVQGEDGKKLKTRAGDTVRLRDLLDEAVERAEADLRRRLEEEGRNEDEAFIHHVATTVGLAAVKYADLSQNRITNYQFSFDRMLALQGNTAPYLLYAVVRIAGIARKGGDLAAAGTGAAAGSGADLHFNEPQEWALVRELLRFDAVIAEVEEELLPNRLCTYLFELSQVFNRFYDQVPVLKAEGATLRSRLALCRLTADTLNLGLGLLGIATLERM is encoded by the coding sequence ATGCTGCGCATTGCCCACACCCTGGAGAACCAGTTGCGCGGCGCGATGGACCGGGCGTTTCCAGACGCGGCAGCGCAAGCGCGTGAGGCTGGGCAGCCCCTCGATCCCCAGCTCGCCCCGGCCAGCAAGCCCGAATTCGGGGATTTCCAGGCGAATGGTGCCCTGCCCCTGGCCAAGCCGCTGAAGCAGGCGCCTCGGCAGATCGCCAGCGCGATTGTGGAGCAACTGCAGGCGGATCCCTCGTTTACCGCGCTCTGCCTGGAACCCGTGATCGCCGGCCCGGGTTTCATCAACCTCACGCTCAGGCCCGAGCGGCTCACGGCCGAGGTGGCTGAGCGCCTGGGGGATCCGCGCCTGGGGGTGCCATCGGTGCAGGGCAGCGCGCCGGTGGTGGTGGATTTCTCCAGCCCCAACATCGCCAAGGAGATGCACGTGGGCCACCTGCGCTCCACGATCATCGGCGACTCGCTGGCGCGGGTGCTCGAGTTCCGCGGCCACCCCGTGCTGCGCCTCAACCATGTGGGTGACTGGGGCACCCAGTTCGGCATGCTGATCACCCACCTCAAGCAGGTGGCGCCCGAGGCGCTCGACACCGCCGATGCGGTGGATCTCGGTGATCTGGTGGCCTTCTATCGCGAGGCCAAGAAGCGGTTCGACGACGACGACGCCTTCCAGGCCACTTCGCGGGAAGAGGTGGTGAAGCTGCAGGGCGGTGATCCCGTGTCGCTCAAGGCCTGGGGTCTGCTTTGCGACCAGAGCCGCCGTGAATTCCAGAAGATCTACGACCGCCTCGATATTCGCCTGAGCGAGCGCGGCGAATCTTTCTACAACCCCTACCTGGAGGGTGTGGTGGCCGATCTCGAGGCCGCCGGCCTGCTGGTGGTCGACGACGGCGCCCGTTGCGTGTTCCTCGAGGGGGTGAGCGGCAAGGACGGCAAGCCGCTGCCGGTGATCGTGCAGAAAAGCGACGGCGGTTTTAACTACGCCACCACCGACCTGGCGGCGATCCGCTTCCGCTTCGGCGGGGCCCCGGATGGCGATGGCGCCCGCCGGGTGATTTATGTGACCGATGCCGGCCAGGCCAACCATTTCGCCGGTGTGTTCCAGGTGGCGCGCCGCGCCGGTTGGGTGCCGGAAGACGGCCGGCTCGAGCACGTGCCCTTCGGGCTGGTGCAGGGTGAAGACGGCAAGAAGCTCAAAACCCGCGCCGGTGACACCGTGCGTCTGCGCGACCTGCTCGATGAGGCGGTGGAGCGCGCCGAGGCCGACCTGCGCCGCCGCCTTGAGGAGGAGGGCCGCAACGAAGACGAGGCCTTCATCCACCATGTGGCCACCACCGTGGGCCTGGCGGCGGTGAAGTACGCCGACCTCAGCCAGAACCGGATCACCAACTACCAGTTCAGCTTTGACCGGATGCTGGCGCTGCAGGGAAACACGGCGCCCTACCTGCTCTACGCGGTGGTGCGCATCGCCGGCATCGCCCGCAAGGGGGGTGATCTGGCGGCGGCGGGCACTGGTGCTGCGGCAGGCTCCGGTGCGGATCTCCACTTCAACGAACCGCAGGAGTGGGCCCTGGTGCGCGAGCTGCTCAGGTTCGATGCGGTGATCGCCGAGGTGGAGGAGGAGTTGCTGCCCAACCGCCTCTGCACCTACCTGTTCGAACTCAGCCAGGTGTTCAACCGCTTCTACGACCAGGTGCCGGTGCTCAAGGCTGAGGGGGCCACACTCCGCTCGCGTCTGGCCCTGTGCCGCCTCACGGCCGACACCCTCAACCTGGGTCTGGGTCTGTTGGGCATTGCCACCCTCGAGCGCATGTGA
- a CDS encoding Coq4 family protein — protein MASSGHGGLRRDALRAALSLLETARDPRRADRMYALLDVVTATPLMDACFARQAQRSDLRELVISRYSAPWPDPDAMRSLHPDSLGACLQRRSDALGLPALRPPAVPEGSDATYLMHRLRITHDIHHLILGLPTTVAGEAAAAAHYAAALQSPSATAVLTAWMTHGLMAPDQHESIWKGIRFATDLALDWSSCLLAWRWEDAWDRPLQDWRTLVGLDPLLKRSPFQEELRRWITPRRG, from the coding sequence ATGGCGAGTTCAGGGCACGGCGGTCTACGCCGTGACGCTCTCCGCGCAGCACTCAGCCTGCTCGAAACCGCACGGGACCCGCGCCGCGCAGATCGCATGTATGCGCTGCTGGATGTGGTGACAGCGACGCCGCTGATGGATGCCTGCTTTGCACGACAGGCGCAGCGCTCTGATTTAAGGGAGCTGGTGATCAGCCGATACAGCGCGCCATGGCCCGATCCCGACGCCATGCGCTCCCTGCACCCCGACAGTCTCGGAGCCTGTCTGCAAAGGCGTTCGGATGCTCTGGGGCTCCCTGCCCTGAGGCCGCCCGCTGTGCCGGAGGGCTCCGATGCGACCTATCTGATGCACCGTTTGCGGATCACCCACGACATTCATCACCTGATCCTCGGATTACCGACCACGGTGGCTGGTGAAGCGGCCGCTGCGGCTCACTACGCCGCAGCACTGCAATCCCCTTCGGCCACTGCCGTGCTCACAGCCTGGATGACCCATGGCCTGATGGCGCCCGATCAACATGAATCGATCTGGAAAGGGATTCGTTTCGCCACCGATCTGGCCCTGGACTGGAGCAGCTGCCTGCTGGCCTGGCGATGGGAAGACGCCTGGGACCGACCACTCCAGGACTGGCGAACGCTGGTGGGGCTGGATCCGCTTCTGAAGCGTTCCCCTTTCCAGGAGGAACTTCGGCGCTGGATCACCCCCCGGCGGGGCTGA
- a CDS encoding DUF2062 domain-containing protein: MARMLLKDVRSRASRAITWVWEQEGTPGQRARGVGAGVFCGCFPFFGLQIILSVGVASLLRGNHLLAAAATLISNPFTYVPLYWFNYRVGEALLGNNTAPIMGAINANTLWEHGWGFTGRLLLGSAVVATVLGAVLGLAAYAVFHARESAALPNGSNGSHS, translated from the coding sequence ATGGCCCGGATGCTCCTGAAGGATGTGCGCTCCAGAGCCAGTCGAGCGATCACCTGGGTCTGGGAGCAGGAGGGGACGCCCGGTCAAAGGGCGCGGGGTGTCGGCGCTGGCGTCTTCTGCGGCTGCTTTCCCTTCTTCGGGCTGCAGATCATCCTCAGCGTGGGCGTGGCGTCGCTGCTGCGGGGCAATCACCTGCTCGCCGCCGCCGCCACCCTGATCAGCAACCCCTTCACCTATGTGCCGCTCTACTGGTTCAACTACCGGGTAGGTGAAGCACTGCTGGGGAACAACACAGCCCCGATCATGGGCGCCATCAACGCCAACACGCTCTGGGAACACGGCTGGGGCTTCACCGGACGCCTTCTTCTAGGTTCAGCCGTGGTGGCCACAGTCCTCGGCGCCGTGCTCGGCCTGGCGGCCTACGCCGTGTTTCACGCCCGAGAGTCAGCGGCACTGCCGAATGGCAGCAACGGCTCACACAGCTGA
- a CDS encoding histidine phosphatase family protein: MGRFHTPPSREWHRFVVALCMAIAAGSMSTAEAVPRRIILGRHGEKANAYALCTRGQQRSLALRDQFLGRSARSQALLEGQQPVAFLAITPHTLETLAPSARSWSLPVVMFSQVPQQGESTATKRQLQQQRTREAAAQVLSNPTWAGGTVVMAWEHRTIANQQLAERFPDQPVTLRQLLNLDQLQGVPDTWPDDTYGWIWIIDYDNAPSPIPTGFRMVREAFAAPYSHLKAPAWGRPVPQADGCLP; the protein is encoded by the coding sequence ATGGGCCGATTCCACACTCCGCCTTCAAGGGAATGGCACCGTTTCGTGGTGGCGCTGTGCATGGCCATCGCCGCAGGCAGCATGTCCACGGCTGAAGCCGTTCCCCGCCGCATCATCCTGGGGCGCCATGGCGAAAAAGCGAATGCCTATGCCCTCTGCACACGAGGGCAGCAACGCTCCCTCGCCCTGCGCGATCAGTTTCTGGGACGTTCCGCCCGCAGCCAGGCTCTGCTGGAAGGACAACAACCGGTCGCCTTCCTGGCGATCACCCCGCACACCCTGGAAACCCTCGCTCCCTCCGCGCGCAGCTGGTCGCTGCCGGTGGTGATGTTTTCCCAGGTGCCCCAACAAGGGGAGTCGACCGCCACCAAGCGACAGCTGCAGCAGCAACGCACCCGCGAAGCGGCCGCTCAAGTGCTGAGCAATCCGACCTGGGCGGGCGGCACCGTGGTGATGGCCTGGGAGCATCGCACCATTGCCAACCAACAACTCGCCGAACGCTTCCCTGATCAGCCGGTGACCCTGCGACAGCTCCTGAACCTCGATCAGCTGCAGGGTGTTCCCGACACCTGGCCCGACGACACCTACGGCTGGATCTGGATCATCGACTATGACAACGCTCCCTCTCCCATCCCCACGGGCTTCCGGATGGTGCGGGAAGCCTTCGCCGCTCCCTACAGCCACCTGAAGGCTCCGGCCTGGGGAAGGCCGGTGCCACAGGCTGACGGCTGCCTGCCCTGA
- a CDS encoding histidinol-phosphate transaminase, whose product MSAVHPPFPKPRQEVEGLHAYSAPLEGRRGLLRLDFNENTIGPSPKVLEALRAIPADHLAIYPEYAGLREAVLANLAAAPAGLGCALSPDQIGIFNGVDAAIHAVIHAYGGPGDGLLTTSPTFGYYAPCAAMQGMAIEAIPHAMPGFAFPFAAIRRALDLTPRILMLCNPNNPTGTRLAADQVLELAAAAPDTLVVVDELYEAFTGDSVLPIADFEVTPNLLVLRSLAKTAGLAGLRIGFAIGHAAVVDRVSRVTGPYDVNSVAVTAAFAALSDQPYTDAYVAEVKQARRWLLSMLEQHKVRHHAAGGNYLLIWPQRSVQEVEADLRTAGILVRSMAGKPQIDGSLRVSIGTLEQMQWFWEVYVSLDALASLS is encoded by the coding sequence TTGAGCGCTGTGCACCCCCCCTTCCCCAAGCCCCGCCAAGAGGTGGAGGGTCTGCATGCCTACAGCGCTCCTCTGGAAGGACGTCGCGGCTTGTTGCGGCTGGATTTCAACGAAAACACCATTGGCCCCAGCCCGAAGGTGCTGGAGGCGTTGCGCGCCATTCCCGCCGATCACCTCGCCATCTATCCCGAATACGCCGGCCTGAGGGAGGCGGTGCTGGCCAACCTGGCGGCTGCCCCAGCCGGACTGGGCTGTGCCTTGAGCCCGGATCAGATCGGTATTTTCAACGGCGTGGATGCGGCGATTCACGCCGTGATCCATGCTTATGGCGGCCCCGGTGATGGTCTGCTCACCACCAGCCCCACTTTCGGCTACTACGCCCCCTGTGCGGCAATGCAGGGGATGGCGATCGAGGCGATCCCCCATGCAATGCCGGGTTTCGCCTTCCCATTCGCCGCGATCCGAAGGGCTCTGGATCTGACGCCACGGATCCTGATGCTCTGCAATCCCAACAACCCCACCGGCACTCGCCTGGCGGCGGATCAGGTGCTGGAGTTGGCGGCGGCCGCTCCCGACACCCTCGTGGTGGTGGATGAGCTGTATGAGGCCTTTACGGGCGACAGCGTTCTCCCCATCGCTGATTTCGAGGTCACGCCCAACCTGCTGGTGCTGCGATCCCTGGCCAAGACCGCCGGCTTGGCCGGTTTGCGCATCGGTTTCGCCATCGGCCATGCCGCCGTTGTCGATCGCGTCAGTCGGGTCACCGGCCCCTACGACGTCAACAGCGTGGCGGTGACGGCCGCCTTCGCAGCCCTCAGCGATCAGCCCTACACCGATGCCTATGTGGCGGAGGTGAAGCAAGCGCGCCGCTGGCTTCTGTCGATGCTTGAGCAACACAAGGTGAGGCACCATGCCGCTGGCGGCAACTATCTGCTGATCTGGCCGCAGCGGTCTGTTCAAGAGGTGGAGGCTGACCTGCGCACGGCCGGCATCCTGGTGCGTTCGATGGCCGGTAAACCCCAGATCGATGGCTCCCTTCGGGTCAGTATCGGCACGCTGGAGCAGATGCAATGGTTCTGGGAGGTGTATGTCTCCCTGGATGCACTGGCCTCGCTTTCCTGA